From a single Pseudomonas sp. A34-9 genomic region:
- a CDS encoding YajD family HNH nuclease has translation MSSSTPTNTSKLDRILADNQRDKEMGYRDKALKMYPHVCGRCTREFSGKRLSELTVHHRDHNHDNNPQDGSNWELLCVYLREKWYAKALS, from the coding sequence ATGAGTTCGTCCACCCCAACCAATACGTCGAAGCTGGATCGCATCCTCGCCGACAACCAGCGCGACAAGGAAATGGGCTACCGCGATAAGGCCCTGAAGATGTACCCGCACGTCTGTGGTCGCTGCACCCGTGAATTTTCCGGCAAGCGCCTGAGCGAACTGACCGTGCATCACCGCGACCACAACCACGACAACAACCCGCAGGACGGTTCGAACTGGGAGCTGTTGTGCGTGTATCTGCGAGAAAAATGGTATGCCAAAGCTCTAAGTTAA
- a CDS encoding HlyD family type I secretion periplasmic adaptor subunit → MDPADDAALHHSTRTIGSLVLIVLILGTWAWLGRLDEVSKGDGKVIPSSHEQVIQSLEGGILAALKVAEGDLVEQGQVLAQLDPTKSESNVEESAARYRAVLASATRLQAEVDGKPLSFPDELQGYPELIKRETRLYQERISRLKESLAGVNDSLRLVDRELTITQSLAKTGAASNVEVIRLQRQRSELQLKTTELRSSYQVQAGEELAKARSEVSSLSSVIRGREDSLTRLTVLSPVRGIVKGIEVTTIGGVISPNGKLMQIVPLDDQLLMETRISPRDIAFIHPDQTAKVKLTAYDYSIYGGLDGKVVTISPDTIQDKVKPENYYYRVFIQTDSNVLTNKAGQRFAIVPGMIATVDIKTGSKTVLDYLVKPFNKAQEAMRER, encoded by the coding sequence ATGGACCCGGCCGATGACGCGGCGCTGCATCATTCGACGCGGACCATCGGCAGCCTGGTGTTGATCGTGCTGATCCTGGGCACCTGGGCGTGGCTGGGCCGGCTCGACGAAGTGTCCAAGGGTGACGGGAAGGTGATCCCCAGCTCTCATGAGCAAGTCATTCAATCGCTGGAAGGCGGCATCCTGGCGGCGCTCAAAGTTGCTGAAGGCGACCTGGTGGAGCAGGGGCAAGTGTTAGCCCAGCTTGACCCGACGAAGTCCGAATCGAATGTCGAGGAGAGCGCTGCGCGCTATCGGGCTGTCCTGGCCAGTGCCACACGGTTGCAGGCGGAGGTGGACGGTAAACCACTGAGCTTTCCTGACGAATTGCAGGGCTACCCCGAGCTGATCAAGCGCGAAACCAGGCTGTATCAGGAGCGTATCAGCCGGCTCAAGGAATCCCTGGCCGGGGTGAACGATTCGCTCAGGTTGGTCGACCGAGAGCTGACAATCACCCAATCACTGGCCAAGACCGGCGCTGCCAGCAACGTCGAAGTGATCCGCCTGCAGCGTCAGCGTAGCGAGCTGCAACTCAAGACTACCGAACTGCGCTCTTCCTATCAGGTGCAGGCGGGAGAAGAGCTGGCCAAGGCGCGTTCCGAGGTCAGCTCGTTGAGTTCGGTGATTCGTGGGCGGGAAGATTCATTGACGCGCCTGACCGTACTGTCGCCTGTTCGAGGCATCGTCAAGGGCATCGAGGTGACGACCATCGGCGGTGTCATTTCGCCTAACGGCAAGTTGATGCAGATTGTGCCGCTGGATGATCAACTGCTCATGGAGACGCGCATTTCACCCAGGGATATCGCCTTCATCCATCCAGACCAGACGGCCAAGGTGAAACTCACCGCGTATGACTATTCGATCTATGGCGGGCTGGACGGCAAGGTGGTGACGATTTCTCCAGACACCATCCAGGATAAGGTCAAGCCGGAGAACTACTACTACCGAGTGTTCATCCAAACAGACTCCAACGTGCTCACCAACAAAGCCGGTCAGCGCTTTGCCATTGTGCCGGGGATGATCGCAACGGTGGACATCAAGACCGGCTCCAAGACCGTGCTGGACTATCTGGTCAAACCGTTCAACAAAGCCCAGGAGGCCATGCGGGAACGCTGA
- a CDS encoding class II glutamine amidotransferase has translation MCELLGMSANVPTDIVFSFTGLMQRGGRTGPHRDGWGIAFYEGRGLRLFQDPAASCESEVANLVQRYPIKSEVVIGHIRQANVGKVCLSNTHPFVRELWGRNWCFAHNGQLADFTPIKSFYRPVGDTDSEAAFCDLLNRVRAAFPEPVDIEELLPDLVAACAEYRSKGVFNCLLSDGDWLFCYCSTKLAQITRRAPFGPARLKDVDVIVDFQAETTPNDVVTVIATEPLTENETWTRYEPGQWSLWRRGECVSQGKTE, from the coding sequence ATGTGTGAATTACTGGGCATGAGTGCCAACGTGCCGACCGATATCGTGTTCAGCTTCACCGGCCTGATGCAGCGCGGCGGCCGCACCGGCCCGCACCGCGACGGCTGGGGCATAGCCTTCTATGAGGGCCGTGGCTTGCGTCTGTTTCAGGACCCGGCGGCGAGTTGCGAGTCGGAAGTCGCCAATCTGGTGCAGCGCTATCCAATCAAGAGCGAAGTGGTCATCGGCCACATCCGCCAGGCCAACGTCGGCAAGGTCTGTCTGTCCAACACCCACCCGTTCGTCCGCGAACTGTGGGGGCGCAACTGGTGCTTCGCGCACAATGGCCAGTTGGCCGATTTCACCCCGATCAAAAGCTTCTACCGCCCGGTCGGCGATACTGACAGCGAAGCCGCGTTCTGCGATTTGCTCAACCGCGTGCGTGCAGCATTCCCGGAGCCGGTCGATATAGAGGAACTGTTGCCGGATCTGGTCGCCGCGTGCGCCGAATACCGCAGCAAAGGCGTGTTCAACTGTCTGCTCAGCGACGGCGACTGGCTGTTCTGCTATTGCTCGACCAAACTCGCACAGATTACCCGTCGCGCCCCGTTCGGCCCGGCGCGCCTGAAGGATGTCGATGTCATCGTCGATTTTCAGGCAGAGACCACGCCCAACGACGTGGTCACGGTGATCGCCACCGAGCCGTTGACCGAAAACGAAACCTGGACCCGCTACGAACCGGGCCAATGGAGCCTGTGGCGACGCGGCGAATGCGTCAGTCAGGGCAAGACCGAATAA
- a CDS encoding cyclic nucleotide-binding domain-containing protein — MSEPTFLNNEIRDWLMDCGLFDQLQLADFAAASGYFSISTVAEGEAIFREGDAGSFMCIIHTGQVAVQKTGADGQVITMATLRSGRAFGEMAVLDGERRSATCIAASNCQLLNLGKDSLEKMLNDAPKIAAKIIRALAVSLSKRLRMADGQLAAQQV, encoded by the coding sequence ATGTCAGAACCGACCTTCCTGAACAACGAAATCCGCGACTGGCTGATGGACTGTGGCCTGTTCGATCAATTGCAACTGGCCGACTTCGCGGCCGCTTCCGGCTATTTCAGCATCAGCACCGTGGCTGAGGGCGAAGCGATTTTCCGCGAGGGCGACGCCGGCAGTTTCATGTGCATCATTCACACCGGCCAGGTGGCCGTGCAGAAAACCGGCGCTGATGGTCAAGTCATCACCATGGCCACCCTGCGCAGCGGTCGCGCCTTCGGTGAAATGGCTGTGCTCGATGGTGAGCGCCGTTCGGCCACCTGCATTGCCGCGAGCAACTGCCAACTGCTGAACCTCGGCAAGGACTCGCTGGAAAAAATGCTCAACGATGCGCCGAAAATCGCCGCAAAGATCATCCGCGCCCTCGCCGTCTCGCTGTCGAAACGCCTGCGCATGGCCGACGGCCAACTGGCGGCGCAACAGGTTTAA
- a CDS encoding LysR family transcriptional regulator: MNLKFLETFVWVARLKSFRLTADKLFTTQASISSRIAVLEGELGVKLFLRDSRGVSLTPEGLKVLEYAEQMLDTMSALKQSIETRSSKVGRVRIGVMDTVIHTWLSPLVAQMTDLYPRVEIELVADTSLNLCDQLQKGFLDIVLQTDLIRHESVRSLELASHPLGWIVASNSIYNRDYADLAELAQERIITYSKNSRPHQDLLTLMQANGVPAPRLNCVNSVSAITRLLRDGFGIGVLPPVLVAEELARGELTLLAIDQRPPNLQVVVSWRVGVEWVEEIVTLCQQVLAGYAHKVGTDYIALTP, encoded by the coding sequence ATGAACCTGAAGTTTCTCGAGACCTTTGTCTGGGTCGCCCGACTGAAGAGTTTTCGCCTGACCGCCGACAAGCTGTTCACCACTCAGGCATCGATTTCCAGTCGCATTGCGGTGCTGGAAGGCGAACTTGGCGTGAAGCTGTTTTTGCGCGATTCACGCGGCGTCAGCCTGACGCCCGAAGGGTTGAAAGTGCTGGAATATGCCGAGCAGATGCTCGACACCATGTCAGCGCTCAAGCAATCGATCGAGACTCGCTCAAGCAAGGTCGGCCGCGTGCGCATTGGCGTGATGGACACGGTGATTCACACCTGGCTTAGCCCGTTGGTGGCGCAGATGACCGATCTGTATCCACGGGTGGAAATCGAGCTGGTGGCGGATACCTCGTTGAACCTCTGCGATCAGCTGCAAAAAGGCTTCCTCGACATCGTTCTGCAAACCGATCTGATCCGCCATGAAAGCGTGCGCAGTCTGGAGCTGGCCAGCCATCCGCTGGGCTGGATCGTCGCGAGCAATTCGATCTACAACCGCGACTACGCCGACCTCGCCGAACTGGCGCAGGAACGGATCATCACCTACTCGAAAAACTCCCGACCGCATCAGGACCTGCTGACGTTGATGCAGGCCAACGGCGTACCCGCGCCACGCTTGAATTGCGTGAATTCGGTGTCGGCAATTACCCGCTTGTTACGCGATGGATTTGGTATTGGCGTACTGCCGCCGGTGTTGGTGGCTGAGGAATTGGCGCGGGGGGAATTGACGTTGTTGGCCATTGATCAACGGCCGCCGAACTTGCAGGTGGTGGTGTCGTGGCGGGTGGGCGTCGAGTGGGTCGAGGAGATCGTGACGTTGTGTCAGCAGGTGCTGGCGGGGTATGCGCACAAGGTGGGCACTGACTACATCGCCCTCACACCGTGA
- a CDS encoding helicase-related protein: MLNLGRSKLNGLRQKKPDAAGLVVATDIEHAHQIAKALDTKGEDCRIVTNRTPDAQLVINAFRQSNCRWIVAVGMISEGTDIPRLQVCCYLSRIRTELHYRQVLGRVLRRTGESDDQAWLFMLAESTLQGFAERIAEDLPDDLAVLDEVQSSASTYGSRLGINGIACNDDGRNDGIKRDDRQLIGADSANIISLGGDATVANYHLSFSQHYRQQVLACF; encoded by the coding sequence TTGCTCAATCTTGGCCGCAGCAAGCTAAATGGGCTTCGCCAAAAAAAGCCGGATGCTGCAGGCTTGGTGGTAGCTACCGACATTGAGCACGCCCATCAAATTGCTAAGGCCCTGGATACCAAAGGGGAGGATTGCCGCATCGTGACAAACAGAACTCCGGACGCTCAGCTCGTGATCAACGCATTTAGGCAGAGCAATTGCCGCTGGATTGTTGCTGTCGGGATGATAAGTGAGGGAACCGACATTCCACGCCTGCAAGTGTGCTGCTACCTCAGCCGTATTCGAACCGAGTTGCATTACCGGCAAGTGCTGGGACGAGTACTTCGGCGAACGGGTGAATCTGATGATCAAGCGTGGCTGTTTATGCTAGCGGAATCGACGTTGCAAGGCTTTGCGGAGCGGATTGCAGAAGATCTACCCGATGACCTAGCGGTGTTGGATGAAGTGCAATCTTCAGCTTCTACTTATGGCTCAAGACTAGGTATAAATGGTATTGCATGCAATGATGACGGTCGAAATGACGGTATTAAAAGGGACGATAGGCAGCTTATTGGAGCTGACTCCGCGAACATCATTTCTCTAGGAGGGGACGCAACCGTAGCAAACTATCATCTAAGCTTTTCCCAACATTATAGACAGCAAGTGCTCGCTTGTTTTTAA
- a CDS encoding SDR family oxidoreductase encodes MSINAPLTLVKLIEEQGGGAMFIETDVSKAASVEALVMSDVKRFGKIDAAFNNTGVLPPTAPLAEQSETDFDRCIRI; translated from the coding sequence ATGTCGATTAACGCGCCATTGACACTTGTCAAATTGATTGAAGAACAAGGAGGGGGCGCTATGTTCATTGAAACCGACGTCTCCAAAGCCGCTTCCGTCGAAGCCTTGGTGATGTCCGACGTAAAGCGTTTCGGCAAGATTGATGCGGCGTTCAACAATACCGGGGTTTTGCCGCCCACCGCACCCTTGGCCGAACAAAGTGAAACTGACTTTGATAGGTGCATAAGGATCTGA
- a CDS encoding MFS transporter, translated as MDTMTENDYLIAWGLYAFAAVGCLLVWMRLTTWMWRWLREPLRVLMAVLLFSPTIIDPVKAKVAPSIAITALDLAFKVGNNAWRAISDLFMYGMIAFGIYLIFVLIRFPIERASKARREQAEAAKAAARADDRDDDQPFGGAGDDRYGRPPLPNNPQRMRVEPRL; from the coding sequence ATGGACACCATGACCGAGAACGACTATCTGATCGCCTGGGGCCTCTACGCCTTTGCAGCTGTGGGCTGCCTGTTGGTATGGATGCGCCTGACCACCTGGATGTGGCGCTGGTTGCGCGAACCGCTGCGCGTGCTGATGGCGGTGTTGCTGTTCAGCCCGACCATCATTGACCCGGTGAAAGCCAAGGTTGCGCCGTCCATTGCCATCACCGCGCTGGACCTGGCCTTCAAGGTCGGCAACAACGCCTGGCGGGCGATCTCCGATCTGTTCATGTACGGCATGATCGCGTTTGGCATCTATCTGATTTTCGTGCTGATCCGCTTCCCGATCGAACGGGCTTCGAAGGCTCGCCGGGAACAGGCGGAAGCTGCAAAGGCCGCCGCTCGTGCCGATGACCGCGATGACGATCAACCGTTTGGCGGCGCCGGTGATGACCGCTATGGCCGTCCACCCCTGCCGAATAACCCGCAGCGCATGCGGGTCGAGCCGCGCCTGTAA
- a CDS encoding S9 family peptidase, producing the protein MPQSANVSSAPIAHKAAGADPYAWLQERDTDAVLDYLKAENAYQEAQTADQAELRETLFEEIKGRILETDLSLPSPWGPYLYYTRTTAGDEYARHYRCPRPADDSLTLDESREQLLLDPNVLANGGFFSLGAFSISPDHQRLAYSVDASGDEIYTLFVKELANDKVSELEFEDCDGSMTWANDSLTLFFGVLDDTHRPHKLFRYRLDGTAAEEVFHEPDGRFFLHCYRASSEQQLLLSLGSKTTSEVWALDANQPHLPFTCLAPRVEDHEYDVDHGLLDGVWTWFIRTNRDGINYALYQAPDTGTVPTEADWQNLIPHNDTVMLDGVSLNSEAMTLSLREGGLPIIEVHPHGLAPYRVQLPDAAYSLYVQNSLEFESDRIRLRYEALNRPAQVRQLILASGEQTVLKETPVLGPFDADAYVSQRLWATAPDGTQVPISLVMKREMVGKAVPLYLYGYGAYGSSLDPWFSHARLSLLDRGMAFAIAHVRGGGELGEAWYRAGKQEHKHNTFSDFIACAEFLIRNGITTADTLAISGGSAGGLLIGAVLNQRPDLFAVAIAEVPFVDVLNTMLDPELPLTVTEYDEWGNPEEPEVYERIKAYAPYENVSAQHYPATLVIAGYNDSRVQYWEAAKWVAKLRATKTDDNVLLLKTELGAGHGGMSGRYQGLRDVALEYAFVFKVLGLA; encoded by the coding sequence ATGCCCCAATCCGCCAACGTCAGCAGTGCTCCGATCGCCCACAAGGCCGCCGGCGCCGACCCGTATGCCTGGCTGCAGGAGCGCGACACCGACGCGGTGCTCGATTACCTCAAGGCCGAAAACGCCTACCAAGAGGCGCAAACCGCCGATCAGGCCGAGTTGCGCGAAACGCTATTCGAAGAGATCAAGGGTCGAATCCTCGAAACCGACTTGTCGCTGCCTTCGCCGTGGGGGCCCTACCTGTATTACACGCGCACCACCGCCGGTGACGAATACGCCCGGCACTACCGTTGCCCGCGTCCGGCGGACGACAGCCTGACACTCGACGAAAGCCGCGAACAGCTGCTGCTCGATCCGAATGTGCTGGCCAACGGCGGGTTCTTCTCGCTTGGCGCGTTCAGCATCAGCCCGGATCACCAGCGTCTGGCCTACAGCGTCGACGCCTCGGGCGATGAAATCTACACGTTGTTTGTCAAGGAACTGGCCAACGACAAAGTCAGCGAACTGGAATTCGAAGACTGCGACGGCAGCATGACCTGGGCCAACGACAGCCTGACCCTGTTTTTCGGCGTGCTCGACGACACCCACCGACCGCACAAATTGTTTCGTTATCGCCTCGATGGCACAGCTGCCGAAGAGGTGTTCCATGAGCCGGACGGGCGTTTCTTCCTGCATTGCTACCGTGCAAGCTCCGAGCAGCAATTGCTGCTGTCGCTGGGCAGCAAGACCACCAGCGAAGTCTGGGCACTGGACGCCAACCAACCGCATCTACCGTTCACCTGCCTGGCGCCGCGCGTCGAAGATCACGAATATGACGTCGATCACGGCCTGCTCGATGGTGTGTGGACGTGGTTTATCCGCACCAACCGTGACGGCATCAACTACGCCTTGTATCAGGCGCCGGACACCGGCACCGTGCCGACCGAAGCCGACTGGCAGAACCTGATCCCGCACAACGACACGGTGATGCTCGATGGCGTCAGCCTCAACAGCGAGGCGATGACCCTGAGCTTGCGCGAAGGCGGACTGCCGATTATCGAAGTTCACCCACACGGTCTGGCGCCGTATCGCGTGCAATTGCCGGACGCGGCCTACAGCCTCTATGTGCAAAACAGCCTGGAATTTGAAAGCGACCGCATTCGCCTGCGCTACGAGGCGTTGAACCGTCCGGCGCAAGTTCGCCAGTTGATCCTCGCCAGCGGCGAACAAACGGTGTTGAAAGAAACCCCGGTGCTCGGCCCGTTCGACGCCGATGCCTACGTCAGCCAACGGCTGTGGGCGACGGCGCCGGACGGTACGCAAGTGCCGATCAGTCTGGTGATGAAACGCGAAATGGTCGGCAAAGCGGTGCCGCTGTATCTCTACGGTTATGGCGCTTACGGTTCGAGCCTTGATCCGTGGTTCTCCCACGCGCGCCTGAGCCTTTTGGATCGTGGCATGGCCTTCGCCATCGCCCATGTGCGTGGCGGCGGCGAGTTGGGCGAGGCCTGGTATCGCGCCGGCAAGCAGGAACACAAACACAACACCTTCAGCGACTTCATTGCCTGCGCCGAGTTTCTGATCCGTAACGGCATTACCACTGCGGACACATTGGCAATCAGTGGTGGCAGCGCCGGTGGCCTGCTGATCGGTGCGGTGCTTAACCAGCGTCCTGACCTGTTCGCCGTGGCGATTGCTGAAGTGCCCTTCGTCGACGTGCTCAACACCATGCTCGACCCGGAACTGCCGCTGACCGTCACCGAATACGACGAGTGGGGCAACCCCGAGGAGCCGGAGGTTTACGAGCGGATCAAGGCTTACGCGCCGTACGAAAACGTCAGTGCGCAGCATTATCCGGCGACGCTGGTGATCGCCGGCTATAACGACAGCCGTGTGCAATATTGGGAAGCGGCCAAGTGGGTGGCGAAACTGCGCGCGACCAAGACCGACGACAATGTGCTGTTGCTCAAGACTGAACTGGGCGCCGGGCACGGCGGGATGAGCGGGCGTTATCAGGGATTACGTGACGTAGCGCTCGAATATGCATTTGTTTTCAAGGTTTTGGGCCTGGCCTGA
- a CDS encoding SDR family NAD(P)-dependent oxidoreductase: MSTNPFEYAGKTVLITGAATGIGRATALAFASNGANVVVGDVD; the protein is encoded by the coding sequence ATGAGTACAAATCCTTTCGAATATGCAGGCAAAACTGTGTTGATCACCGGTGCCGCGACCGGTATCGGTCGAGCCACTGCGCTTGCCTTTGCGAGCAACGGCGCCAACGTGGTCGTAGGCGATGTCGATTAA
- a CDS encoding DUF2937 family protein, with protein MLLSYVRLVLFAAGLLIGVQVPGFINDYAKRVEAHLIEAQTGLRGFQGTAEQFFKGDMQALVAHYRASEDPVFRSDADSLSTLLNRQLALDKQFQAMQGPWYIRFLQVVLAADPDIRKETWNGYSYQILLTPEAMIWGMSGALLLSFGIECLFRLIDWVVLGGRRLRQSRPIEDRDVRGL; from the coding sequence ATGTTGCTCAGTTATGTACGGCTGGTGTTGTTTGCGGCGGGCCTGTTGATAGGTGTCCAGGTGCCTGGCTTCATCAACGATTACGCGAAACGTGTCGAGGCGCACCTGATTGAAGCGCAGACCGGTCTGCGCGGTTTTCAGGGCACGGCCGAGCAGTTTTTCAAGGGTGATATGCAGGCGTTGGTCGCGCATTATCGCGCCAGTGAAGACCCGGTATTTCGCAGCGATGCCGACAGCCTGAGCACCTTGCTCAACCGCCAGCTCGCGCTGGACAAGCAGTTCCAGGCGATGCAAGGCCCGTGGTACATCCGCTTCCTGCAAGTGGTGCTGGCGGCTGATCCGGATATTCGCAAGGAAACCTGGAACGGTTACAGCTACCAGATCCTGCTGACCCCGGAAGCAATGATCTGGGGCATGAGCGGCGCGTTGCTGCTGTCGTTCGGCATTGAATGCCTGTTCCGCTTGATCGACTGGGTCGTACTCGGTGGCCGGCGTCTGCGCCAGAGCCGGCCGATCGAAGACCGCGACGTGCGCGGCCTCTGA
- a CDS encoding YajD family HNH nuclease → MNQTKDTSKLDRILADAKRDKEMGYRDKALKMYPHVCGRCAREFSGKRLSELTVHHRDHNHDNNPQDGSNWELLCLFCHDNEHSRYTDQQYFSDSSTSSPKISTATHNPFAALAELIKNKN, encoded by the coding sequence ATGAACCAGACCAAGGACACGTCGAAACTCGACCGCATTCTCGCTGACGCTAAACGCGACAAGGAAATGGGCTATCGCGATAAGGCCCTAAAAATGTACCCGCATGTGTGTGGCAGATGTGCTCGAGAGTTTTCGGGAAAACGCCTAAGCGAGCTAACGGTTCACCATCGCGACCATAACCATGACAATAACCCTCAGGATGGATCAAACTGGGAACTACTTTGCCTTTTCTGCCATGACAATGAGCACTCTCGCTACACAGACCAACAATATTTTTCTGATTCCTCTACTAGTTCCCCGAAAATCTCCACCGCAACGCACAATCCATTCGCCGCACTTGCAGAGCTGATCAAAAACAAGAACTAA
- a CDS encoding type I secretion system permease/ATPase has product MSRRVQEPLQANPSAVSPPWLEMLLLVAGHYNLSFSPEDARLAAAWQDSVHSDDQLYAIAKHLGLSVKIDDELQAEDLTQWRLPLLVQLADGQLALIEGLRAEDLLQVRLSGDHGLATVLSRQELLEQCRRVILLRPVGNRADVRVDDYIKPYDKNWFKGIVLQDLKSYRYVLFASLVANLMGLAGVLFSMQTYDRVIPAGSMPTLYVLFIGVLLAAGIDFTIRNARSHVTDLLGKRADTRLSDKVFGHAIRLRNSARPRSTGTFISQIRELEQIRELITSSTITALADLPFFLLFLGVFWLLVGPLVLVPLCALVLMVTPGLLCQAKLGRLANEALRESSLRNALLVETIQGMEDVKALQAEQKFQLSWNHYNATTASANLRLKALTHRLQYWSQSMQTLVFAVVIFFGAPMVMAGDLTTGSLVAASILGSRMMAPMAQLTQVIIRWQQAKTALEGLDKLMRLPTDHPEHSHKVHRSHLYGDYVLDQAVFAYGGDSPVLQVSQLKIRAGERIAVLGRNGAGKSTLLQALVGGVDSRSGLVSLDGVALQHLDPADVRRDVALLTQDSHLFHGTIRENLKLGAPLAADQEVLSALALTGAAAFIKKLPTGLDHLILEGGLGLSGGQKQSLLLARLLLRQPNVLLLDEPTSSLDEGAERLFLENLDQWAQGKTLLIATHRPALLELVERIIVVDDGKIVLDEPKEEAIRRLSATHSNGASQHG; this is encoded by the coding sequence ATTCCGATGACCAACTGTATGCCATTGCCAAACATTTGGGACTGTCGGTCAAGATTGATGATGAGTTACAGGCCGAAGACCTGACTCAATGGCGTTTGCCCTTGTTGGTGCAATTGGCCGACGGCCAGTTGGCGCTGATCGAAGGCTTGCGTGCCGAGGATCTGCTGCAAGTCCGGCTCAGCGGCGACCATGGCCTGGCCACGGTGTTGTCGCGCCAGGAGCTACTGGAGCAATGCCGCCGTGTCATTCTGCTGCGCCCGGTGGGTAATCGCGCCGACGTCCGAGTGGACGACTACATCAAACCGTATGACAAAAACTGGTTCAAGGGCATCGTCCTGCAGGACTTGAAGTCCTATCGCTATGTACTGTTCGCCTCATTGGTTGCCAACCTGATGGGGTTGGCCGGCGTGCTGTTTTCCATGCAGACCTATGACCGAGTGATTCCTGCCGGCTCCATGCCGACCCTGTATGTCCTGTTTATCGGGGTCCTGCTGGCGGCCGGTATTGATTTCACTATCCGCAATGCCCGTTCCCATGTCACCGACTTGCTGGGCAAGCGTGCGGACACGCGTCTGTCGGACAAGGTCTTTGGCCATGCCATCCGGTTGCGCAACTCGGCCCGTCCGCGTTCCACCGGTACCTTCATTTCCCAGATTCGCGAGCTGGAACAGATTCGCGAACTGATCACCTCCAGCACTATTACTGCGTTGGCGGACCTGCCGTTCTTCCTGCTGTTCCTCGGCGTATTCTGGCTGCTGGTCGGCCCGCTGGTACTGGTGCCGCTGTGCGCGCTGGTGTTGATGGTTACACCGGGCCTGTTGTGCCAGGCCAAGCTGGGGCGCCTGGCCAACGAAGCGTTGCGTGAGTCGAGCCTGCGCAACGCCTTGCTGGTGGAAACCATCCAGGGCATGGAGGATGTCAAGGCGCTGCAAGCCGAGCAGAAATTCCAGCTGAGCTGGAACCATTACAACGCTACCACCGCATCGGCAAACCTGCGGCTCAAGGCATTGACCCATCGTTTGCAGTATTGGTCGCAATCGATGCAGACCCTGGTGTTTGCCGTGGTGATTTTCTTTGGCGCGCCGATGGTGATGGCGGGCGACCTGACCACCGGTTCGCTGGTGGCGGCCTCGATCCTCGGCTCGCGCATGATGGCGCCGATGGCCCAGTTGACTCAGGTGATCATTCGCTGGCAGCAGGCCAAGACCGCCCTGGAAGGCTTGGACAAACTGATGCGGTTGCCCACCGACCATCCCGAACACAGCCACAAAGTCCACCGCTCTCACCTGTACGGCGACTATGTGCTGGACCAGGCGGTGTTCGCCTATGGCGGCGACAGCCCGGTGCTGCAAGTCAGCCAACTGAAAATCCGTGCCGGCGAACGAATTGCCGTGTTGGGCCGCAACGGCGCAGGCAAGTCCACGCTACTGCAGGCGCTGGTCGGGGGCGTGGACTCACGCTCTGGCCTGGTCAGCCTGGATGGCGTGGCGTTGCAACACCTGGACCCGGCAGACGTGCGCCGGGATGTAGCCTTGTTGACCCAGGACTCGCACCTGTTCCACGGCACCATCCGCGAGAACCTGAAACTGGGCGCGCCGTTGGCCGCTGATCAGGAAGTGCTCTCGGCACTGGCCCTGACCGGCGCCGCTGCGTTTATCAAAAAGCTGCCGACGGGCCTGGATCATTTGATTCTGGAAGGGGGGCTTGGGCTCTCCGGTGGCCAGAAACAATCGCTGTTGCTGGCTCGCCTGTTGTTGCGCCAACCCAACGTGCTGTTGCTGGACGAGCCGACCTCTTCACTGGATGAAGGGGCAGAGCGCCTGTTTCTGGAAAATCTCGACCAATGGGCGCAGGGCAAGACCTTGCTGATTGCCACCCATCGCCCTGCGTTGTTAGAGCTGGTCGAGCGAATCATCGTCGTCGATGACGGCAAAATCGTGCTGGATGAACCCAAGGAGGAAGCGATCCGCCGACTCAGCGCCACTCATTCTAATGGAGCATCTCAGCATGGCTGA